In Zingiber officinale cultivar Zhangliang chromosome 6A, Zo_v1.1, whole genome shotgun sequence, a single genomic region encodes these proteins:
- the LOC121993879 gene encoding protein SRC2-like — translation MDLLIKPNPTSKIHIEVCMISARGLRRRRSTFLKPQWFAVGWVDPDEKYCTRIDTSGISNPTWKTKFSLAVGDATISGELAASLTVEVYKREPIFLREKLHGVAVVPLKEFMVRFLSQTESNPMVESFQLRKKNSEESRGFVDISIHIYRKSEQNYHRTTDGDFPYANDRDGITIAIGDGPTLPFPAHPQPLSCRPTTPPPPPPPSNAGYLPSLFPGAAAPPPETYVSLPPQGAVRHGGGAPSGFGMGLGAGALAAGAVIFGDDFMSGSPFPAGLHGSSLTVSADGDALF, via the exons ATGGATCTCCTGATCAAACCCAACCCCACGTCCAAGATCCACATCGAGGTTTGCATGATCTCCGCCCGCGGCCTCCGGCGCCGCCGCTCCACCTTCCTCAAGCCGCAGTGGTTCGCCGTCGGGTGGGTCGACCCCGACGAGAAGTACTGCACTAGGATCGATACCTCCGGCATCTCCAATCCCACGTGGAAGACCAAATTCTCGCTCGCCGTCGGAGACGCCACCATCTCTGGCGAACTGGCAGCCTCCCTGACGGTGGAAGTCTACAAGAGGGAGCCCATTTTTCTGAGGGAGAAGCTTCATGGTGTCGCGGTGGTGCCGTTGAAGGAGTTCATGGTCAGATTCTTGAGCCAAACAGAGTCGAATCCGATGGTGGAGAGTTTCCAGCTGAGGAAGAAGAATTCGGAGGAAAGCCGTGGATTTGTCGACATCTCTATCCATATTTACCGGAAAAGCGAGCAAAATTATCATCGAA CCACCGATGGAGATTTCCCATACGCAAATGATAGGGACGGAATCACAATCGCCATCGGAGATGGCCCGACCTTACCTTTCCCGGCCCATCCACAACCTCTGAGCTGCCGGCCTACCACTCCTCCACCGCCTCCGCCGCCTTCTAACGCAGGATATTTACCGTCGTTGTTCCCGGGAGCAGCAGCTCCCCCGCCGGAGACTTACGTCAGTCTGCCGCCGCAGGGGGCGGTGAGACATGGGGGTGGAGCGCCGTCGGGGTTCGGGATGGGACTCGGAGCTGGCGCCTTGGCAGCCGGAGCTGTGATCTTCGGGGACGACTTCATGTCGGGTTCCCCTTTCCCGGCTGGGCTTCACGGCAGCAGCTTGACTGTATCGGCTGACGGAGATGCTCTGTTCTGA